From Spirosoma aerolatum, one genomic window encodes:
- a CDS encoding amidase, whose protein sequence is MKQRFLFFAGCASGFLLGAFVASNDPKKPITSDVVEVASRIFDLEFTSAERDSMLDNLNNARLNYEALRKIDLPNNIAPALYFNPLPAGFTMPTGPSSFKASTQANVTLPKNRDELAYYTVGQLGQLIRTKQITSVELTQFFLNRLKTYDPKLHCVITTTDDLAMAQAKRADAELKAGKYRGPLHGIPYGAKDLLATKGYKTTWGANPYKDQTIDMDATVIKKLEEAGAILCAKMTLGALAMGDVWYGGMTRNPWNPATGSSGSSAGSASSVSAGLLPFAIGTETLGSIVSPSTICGTTGLRPTFGRVSRHGAMALSWSMDKIGPITRSVEDCALVFNAIYGPDGADPTVMAAPFRYAPLATLKGMRIGYVKKAFESNYPNRTNDSLTLQTLRDLGAELVPFDLPTSVPANRISFLLGVEAAAAFDELTRSGRDDLLTRQTKNAWPNSFRSSRFVPAVEYVQANRARTKLINDMAAQLKAAKLDVYVSPAYAGGNLTLTNLTGHPCLVLPNGFTKQNLPTSITFMGQLFEEGKVLAVAKAYQDATQWHKKHPIL, encoded by the coding sequence ATGAAACAACGTTTCCTCTTCTTCGCTGGCTGTGCCAGTGGTTTTCTGCTGGGTGCTTTTGTGGCCAGCAACGACCCCAAAAAACCAATTACCTCCGATGTTGTCGAAGTAGCTTCCCGCATTTTCGATCTGGAATTTACGTCTGCCGAACGTGATTCCATGCTCGATAATCTGAACAATGCCCGACTCAATTACGAAGCCCTTCGCAAGATCGATTTACCGAACAATATAGCTCCGGCGCTTTATTTCAACCCCTTACCAGCCGGTTTTACGATGCCAACTGGCCCTTCGTCGTTTAAGGCATCTACACAAGCCAACGTCACTCTTCCCAAAAATCGCGATGAATTAGCGTATTATACTGTGGGGCAGTTGGGTCAGTTGATTCGTACCAAACAAATCACCTCGGTTGAGTTGACGCAGTTTTTTCTGAATCGGCTCAAGACCTACGATCCAAAACTGCACTGTGTGATTACCACTACCGACGATCTGGCCATGGCTCAGGCTAAACGTGCGGATGCGGAATTGAAAGCAGGAAAATACCGGGGGCCATTACACGGTATTCCCTACGGAGCCAAAGATTTGCTAGCTACAAAAGGCTACAAAACAACCTGGGGAGCGAATCCATATAAGGACCAGACAATTGATATGGACGCTACCGTTATCAAAAAACTTGAAGAAGCGGGTGCCATACTGTGCGCTAAAATGACGCTGGGCGCTTTAGCTATGGGCGACGTTTGGTATGGTGGCATGACGCGAAATCCCTGGAATCCAGCTACCGGCTCCAGCGGTTCATCGGCGGGTTCGGCTTCGAGTGTTTCGGCCGGTTTGTTACCGTTCGCCATTGGCACCGAAACGTTAGGGTCAATAGTCTCGCCTTCAACCATTTGTGGCACTACAGGCCTTCGCCCGACGTTCGGGCGAGTCAGTCGTCATGGCGCTATGGCGTTAAGCTGGAGCATGGATAAAATCGGACCAATTACCCGGTCGGTCGAGGATTGTGCACTGGTTTTCAACGCGATTTATGGCCCCGATGGAGCCGACCCAACGGTCATGGCAGCACCTTTCCGGTATGCTCCCCTAGCCACGCTGAAAGGTATGCGGATTGGCTATGTCAAGAAAGCATTTGAAAGCAATTATCCCAATCGCACCAATGATTCACTTACGCTGCAAACCCTGCGTGATCTGGGAGCCGAACTGGTCCCCTTCGACCTGCCAACGAGCGTACCAGCCAACCGGATTTCATTTTTGCTGGGCGTTGAAGCGGCCGCAGCTTTCGATGAGCTTACCCGATCAGGTCGGGATGATTTACTGACCCGACAGACCAAAAATGCCTGGCCCAACTCGTTTCGTTCGTCACGTTTTGTTCCTGCCGTTGAATATGTTCAGGCCAACCGGGCCCGTACCAAACTCATCAATGACATGGCAGCCCAGTTAAAAGCGGCCAAGCTGGATGTGTATGTGTCGCCAGCCTACGCTGGTGGAAACCTGACCCTGACCAATCTAACGGGTCACCCCTGTCTGGTACTTCCCAACGGATTTACCAAACAGAACCTGCCGACCAGCATCACCTTTATGGGCCAGCTTTTTGAAGAGGGTAAAGTACTGGCTGTTGCCAAAGCCTATCAGGACGCTACCCAGTGGCATAAAAAGCACCCCATCCTCTAA
- a CDS encoding DUF4136 domain-containing protein — protein sequence MKRLLIIISLLAASFGCSPRVAVDSSSRVDFSKYKTFAWMDSDVKAGQNPLYYNQLATESVENTMSDVLRQKGLTENNSQPDLIIGYHFFVEDKTRTVANPTSPFYGPYLGWGRWGYRGWGPGWWGWGGTQYTQEQYKAGTLVVDMVDARTHKLVWRGSVQNAVADPSRITAQLTKEAERIVEKFPERTS from the coding sequence ATGAAACGGTTATTGATTATTATAAGCTTATTAGCTGCGTCTTTTGGCTGCTCTCCCCGCGTTGCGGTCGATAGCAGTAGTCGAGTCGATTTTAGTAAATACAAAACGTTTGCCTGGATGGACTCAGACGTTAAAGCAGGGCAAAATCCGCTCTACTATAATCAGTTGGCTACTGAAAGTGTAGAAAATACGATGAGTGATGTACTCCGGCAGAAAGGCCTGACCGAGAATAACTCGCAGCCCGATTTGATAATTGGCTACCATTTCTTCGTAGAAGACAAAACACGTACCGTAGCGAATCCAACTTCACCTTTTTATGGCCCTTACCTGGGCTGGGGCCGATGGGGCTATCGCGGTTGGGGGCCCGGCTGGTGGGGCTGGGGAGGTACGCAATATACGCAGGAGCAATACAAGGCAGGCACGTTGGTTGTCGACATGGTTGATGCCCGCACACATAAATTAGTTTGGCGTGGATCGGTTCAAAATGCGGTAGCTGACCCCTCGCGTATTACCGCTCAGCTTACCAAAGAAGCCGAGCGTATTGTCGAGAAGTTCCCAGAACGGACTAGTTAA
- a CDS encoding DUF937 domain-containing protein codes for MSSINLLEAANRYLDSRIVSQVSNRLDESWQNTQKTFEGALSAILSGLIQKSSEPSGAILIMDLLGELMPPTLEEEEELAPTDNLMGQLVNWLADQQESSRVIQMGAGLLQGIFEEKTRTLTNRLAAYSGVRQFSSATVTNLAGSVLLSLLSEQMSNEYHGLSGLTDLLNNQTEYVASAFPSGLGSLLVSDPELNKLNKLADALPSPMPSESIYTEEDSSPGMARWLLWLLVALGGISLSIILRAYN; via the coding sequence ATGTCGTCCATAAATCTGTTAGAAGCAGCCAACAGGTATCTTGACAGCCGCATCGTTAGTCAGGTTAGTAACCGATTGGATGAAAGCTGGCAGAACACACAAAAGACATTTGAGGGAGCGTTATCCGCTATCCTGAGTGGTTTGATTCAGAAATCATCCGAACCCAGTGGGGCTATTCTGATTATGGATTTACTGGGTGAACTAATGCCGCCAACGCTGGAGGAAGAGGAAGAGCTTGCACCGACTGATAACTTGATGGGCCAATTGGTTAACTGGCTTGCAGATCAGCAGGAATCCAGTCGTGTTATACAGATGGGAGCCGGGCTTCTTCAAGGCATTTTCGAAGAAAAAACCAGGACGCTGACCAACAGACTAGCTGCTTATAGTGGTGTTAGGCAATTCTCGTCTGCCACGGTAACAAACCTTGCAGGTTCTGTTTTGCTCAGCCTGTTGAGTGAGCAGATGAGCAATGAATATCATGGCCTGTCTGGATTAACGGATTTGCTCAATAATCAAACAGAGTATGTGGCTTCGGCCTTTCCCTCTGGCCTTGGTTCACTACTGGTCAGTGATCCAGAACTGAACAAGTTGAATAAGTTAGCCGATGCCCTACCCAGCCCAATGCCGTCTGAATCAATTTATACCGAAGAAGATTCTTCTCCCGGTATGGCTCGCTGGCTGCTGTGGCTTCTGGTAGCCCTGGGAGGTATTTCCCTATCAATTATCCTCCGGGCGTATAATTAA
- a CDS encoding nucleotidyltransferase family protein, whose product MQPTLLILAAGMGSRYGGIKQLDQFGPNGETIIDYSLFDAIRAGFGKVVFIIREELRQDFEEVFGAKLAGKIEIDYAIQALDSYVPAEVGPVKRTKPWGTGHAMLCAKNHTQTPFAVINADDFYGLEAFQLISDFLTTDTDDELHAMVGYEVKNTLSENGSVSRGVCEVAENGNLISVIERTKIYETENGEKKIVFEEADGLTPLSPETPVSMNFWGFKPSVFPLVQHQFESYAIANINSPKAEFYIPTVMTNLIETNTGHCKVFRSRSAWFGVTYPDDKPTVQAALKKLHDEGAYPAKLW is encoded by the coding sequence ATGCAACCTACCCTTTTGATTCTGGCGGCTGGTATGGGTAGCCGCTATGGAGGTATTAAACAGCTTGATCAGTTTGGTCCAAACGGCGAAACCATCATAGATTATTCACTTTTCGATGCCATCCGAGCTGGTTTCGGCAAGGTTGTGTTTATCATTCGGGAAGAACTTCGGCAAGATTTTGAAGAGGTTTTTGGCGCGAAGCTGGCCGGTAAAATCGAAATAGATTATGCCATTCAGGCACTTGACTCCTATGTGCCTGCTGAAGTTGGACCTGTTAAACGGACGAAGCCCTGGGGGACTGGGCACGCCATGCTCTGTGCTAAAAATCATACACAAACACCCTTTGCGGTAATTAATGCCGATGATTTTTATGGCCTCGAAGCGTTTCAGCTTATCAGCGACTTCCTGACAACCGATACGGATGACGAGCTTCATGCCATGGTCGGCTATGAAGTCAAGAATACGCTTTCCGAAAATGGGTCAGTATCGCGCGGTGTTTGCGAAGTGGCCGAAAATGGTAACCTGATTTCGGTAATCGAGCGGACGAAAATTTACGAAACCGAGAATGGCGAGAAGAAAATTGTGTTTGAAGAAGCAGATGGGCTAACTCCATTGTCGCCCGAAACCCCGGTTTCAATGAATTTCTGGGGCTTTAAGCCGAGTGTGTTCCCACTTGTGCAACACCAGTTTGAAAGCTACGCCATTGCCAACATCAACTCGCCAAAGGCTGAATTTTACATACCTACGGTGATGACTAATCTGATCGAAACCAATACGGGGCATTGTAAAGTATTTCGCAGTCGGTCGGCCTGGTTTGGGGTAACCTATCCTGACGATAAGCCAACAGTGCAGGCTGCCCTGAAAAAACTGCATGACGAAGGCGCTTATCCGGCCAAACTTTGGTAA
- a CDS encoding homogentisate 1,2-dioxygenase, with amino-acid sequence MPFYHTLGQIPSKRHTQFAKPDGQGLYYEQLFGTIGFEGMSSLLYHVHRPTMVREVLDSVDTTPKLAVAKNMLSRKLIGFDIEPADDFLESRIPLLVNNDLIFGLAAPRQSLTSYFYKNADSDELLFVHKGTGRLRTLLGTIPFQYGDYLIIPRGMIYQIEFDSDNNRLLYVESHSPIYTPKRYRNHFGQLLEHAPFCERDIVRPHDLETHDETGDFLIKIKKQGALHSLVYASHPFDVVGWDGYNYPYAFSIFNFEPITGRVHQPPPVHQTFQTDSFVVCSFVPRLFDYHPLAIPAPYNHSNIDSDEVIYYVDGDFMSRNDIAQGHITLHPGGIPHGPAPGAMERSIGKTETQEYAVMVDTFRPLMVTEQALRIDDGKYYKSWLA; translated from the coding sequence ATGCCTTTTTACCATACCCTCGGCCAGATTCCTTCCAAGCGGCATACGCAGTTCGCTAAGCCCGACGGGCAGGGCTTATACTATGAGCAACTGTTCGGAACCATTGGCTTTGAGGGTATGTCGTCGCTGCTGTACCACGTTCACCGACCAACCATGGTACGCGAAGTGCTTGATAGTGTTGATACAACGCCAAAACTGGCCGTCGCAAAAAATATGCTGTCGCGGAAGTTGATTGGCTTCGATATCGAACCAGCCGACGATTTCCTGGAAAGCCGGATTCCACTGCTGGTTAACAACGATCTGATTTTTGGTCTGGCAGCCCCGCGTCAATCGCTTACCAGTTATTTCTACAAAAATGCCGATTCAGATGAGTTGTTGTTTGTGCATAAAGGTACTGGCCGATTGCGGACGTTGCTGGGAACAATCCCGTTTCAGTATGGCGACTATCTGATTATTCCACGGGGGATGATTTACCAGATCGAGTTTGATAGCGACAACAACCGATTGTTGTATGTTGAATCGCATTCACCAATTTATACCCCCAAACGGTATCGAAATCATTTTGGTCAATTGCTCGAACATGCGCCCTTCTGCGAACGAGATATTGTACGTCCACACGATCTTGAAACGCATGATGAAACGGGCGACTTTCTGATCAAAATCAAAAAGCAGGGCGCGCTTCATTCGCTGGTATATGCTTCGCACCCGTTTGATGTGGTTGGTTGGGATGGGTACAATTATCCGTATGCCTTCTCCATTTTCAACTTCGAACCCATTACAGGACGCGTTCACCAACCCCCGCCAGTGCATCAGACCTTCCAGACGGATTCGTTTGTTGTCTGCTCGTTTGTTCCCCGGCTGTTCGATTATCACCCACTAGCAATTCCGGCTCCTTACAATCATTCCAACATCGACTCTGATGAGGTTATTTATTATGTCGATGGTGATTTCATGAGTCGGAACGACATTGCTCAGGGACACATCACCCTGCATCCCGGCGGTATTCCACATGGCCCAGCGCCGGGTGCTATGGAACGCAGCATCGGCAAAACAGAAACGCAGGAGTATGCCGTCATGGTCGATACGTTCCGGCCCCTTATGGTAACCGAACAAGCGCTCCGTATTGACGACGGTAAATACTATAAATCATGGCTGGCGTAA
- the hppD gene encoding 4-hydroxyphenylpyruvate dioxygenase, translating to METLELVEPQTTSPANQADFLPLNGTDYLELYVGNARQSAHYFQTAFGFQPVAHAGLSTGLRDRESYVVQQGKIRLVLTSPLHGNSDIGRHIDQHGDGVRVVALWVDDATQAFTETVNRGARPFMQPTREQDDTGYVVRSGIHTYGDTVHIFVERNDYKGVFLPGYEPWQPNYHPSDVGLKYVDHMVGNVGWHEMNLWMNFYHDVMGFQQLVSFDDKDISTEYTALMSKVMSNGNGRVKFPINEPAEGKKKSQIEEYLDFYGGPGVQHIAVATDNIVETVLALRERGVEFLSVPGSYYDELAQRVGKIDEEIDTLRPLGILADRDDEGYLLQIFTKPICPRPTLFFEIIQRKGARSFGKGNFKALFEAIEREQALRGTL from the coding sequence ATGGAAACCCTCGAACTCGTAGAACCCCAAACGACTTCCCCAGCTAATCAGGCGGATTTTTTACCCCTCAATGGCACGGATTATCTTGAACTGTACGTAGGCAACGCCCGGCAGTCGGCTCATTATTTCCAGACCGCTTTTGGTTTTCAGCCTGTTGCCCATGCAGGCTTGTCAACAGGATTGCGCGACCGGGAATCGTATGTGGTCCAGCAAGGTAAAATCCGACTCGTACTGACTTCACCTCTACACGGCAATAGCGACATAGGCCGCCATATCGACCAGCATGGCGATGGTGTCCGGGTGGTTGCTTTGTGGGTCGATGACGCAACTCAGGCATTTACCGAAACGGTTAACCGGGGAGCCCGTCCGTTTATGCAACCTACTCGTGAACAGGATGATACAGGGTACGTTGTCCGTTCGGGGATTCATACTTATGGCGATACGGTGCATATTTTTGTGGAGCGCAACGACTACAAAGGCGTATTTCTACCAGGCTATGAACCCTGGCAACCCAACTACCATCCCAGCGATGTGGGCTTAAAATACGTAGACCATATGGTTGGGAATGTGGGCTGGCACGAGATGAATCTGTGGATGAATTTTTACCACGATGTGATGGGTTTTCAGCAACTCGTTTCGTTCGATGACAAAGATATTTCGACAGAGTACACAGCCCTGATGAGCAAGGTGATGAGCAACGGCAACGGTCGCGTCAAATTCCCGATCAACGAGCCCGCCGAAGGTAAAAAGAAATCGCAGATTGAAGAGTATCTGGATTTTTACGGTGGACCAGGTGTGCAACACATTGCGGTAGCGACTGACAACATAGTGGAAACGGTACTGGCCTTGCGCGAGCGGGGAGTTGAGTTCCTAAGCGTACCGGGTTCGTATTACGACGAACTGGCCCAGCGCGTTGGTAAAATCGACGAAGAAATTGATACCCTACGCCCGTTAGGCATCCTGGCCGACCGCGACGACGAAGGCTACCTGCTTCAGATTTTCACCAAACCCATTTGCCCACGTCCTACGCTTTTCTTCGAAATCATCCAGCGAAAAGGAGCCCGTTCTTTCGGTAAAGGCAACTTCAAAGCCCTCTTCGAAGCCATTGAACGCGAACAAGCCTTACGGGGAACACTTTAA
- the phhA gene encoding phenylalanine 4-monooxygenase gives MNQTYSYYTPDDQAVWRLLFERQMAQLPDKASQAYLDGIAATGFRADRIPDFERDLNPRLKLLTGWRVCAVEGLIPNRTFFELMANRNFPATTWLRRHDQLEYLPEPDMFHDTFGHVPMLSNQAFCDFLAALSRIALHHIESEEAIAMISRLYWYTVEFGLIQEGSELRIYGGGILSSLGETTYSLYSPVPKRVPYNVEVLLKTPYIIDHFQEQYFVINSYEQLYHSVPQIESALEELLHMNRTGDPECVMDNV, from the coding sequence ATGAACCAGACCTATTCTTACTATACTCCCGACGATCAGGCCGTTTGGCGGCTATTGTTCGAACGGCAGATGGCCCAGTTGCCCGATAAGGCAAGTCAGGCGTATCTGGACGGAATTGCTGCAACGGGCTTTCGGGCCGACCGTATCCCGGATTTTGAACGGGATTTGAACCCACGATTGAAACTGCTGACAGGCTGGCGGGTTTGTGCTGTGGAAGGGTTGATTCCCAACCGGACGTTTTTTGAACTGATGGCCAACCGGAATTTTCCAGCTACGACCTGGCTTCGGCGGCATGACCAACTGGAGTACCTCCCCGAACCCGATATGTTTCATGATACCTTCGGGCATGTACCTATGCTGTCGAATCAGGCATTCTGTGATTTTCTTGCCGCTCTTAGCCGAATTGCCCTACATCACATCGAGAGCGAAGAAGCGATTGCCATGATCTCCCGACTATACTGGTATACGGTCGAATTTGGGCTAATTCAGGAAGGCAGCGAACTGCGGATTTATGGCGGAGGAATCCTGTCGTCGTTAGGCGAAACAACGTACAGTTTGTACAGTCCCGTACCTAAACGAGTACCCTATAATGTCGAAGTCCTGCTCAAAACGCCCTATATCATCGACCATTTCCAGGAGCAGTATTTTGTGATCAACAGCTACGAACAGCTTTATCATTCTGTGCCGCAAATTGAATCGGCCCTGGAAGAACTCCTGCACATGAATCGCACAGGCGACCCCGAATGTGTAATGGATAATGTATAA
- a CDS encoding MarR family winged helix-turn-helix transcriptional regulator: MTHPSDTRAYFFKIDTTIKKIRNALQKQFNDAGFDLTVDQWVVIDHLYRNPGISQNTISEMTTKDAPTVTRIIDLLSQKGLTERRMTDTDRRKFLVYLTEGGEAKYHEVLPVVSAMRRKGWGDLSDEDYQHFVRIMDSIYSNISD; this comes from the coding sequence GTGACGCATCCATCTGATACGCGTGCTTATTTTTTTAAGATTGACACCACAATCAAGAAGATTCGGAACGCCCTGCAAAAGCAATTCAACGATGCAGGCTTCGATCTAACTGTCGATCAGTGGGTTGTGATTGACCATCTCTATCGAAACCCTGGCATCAGTCAGAATACAATTTCGGAAATGACCACTAAAGATGCGCCAACCGTTACCCGAATTATCGACCTGCTTTCGCAGAAAGGGCTGACCGAACGACGCATGACCGACACGGATCGCCGAAAATTTCTGGTGTACCTGACCGAAGGAGGTGAGGCCAAATACCATGAAGTTTTACCTGTCGTATCCGCCATGCGACGCAAAGGATGGGGCGATCTGAGCGACGAAGATTATCAACACTTCGTCCGAATCATGGATTCGATTTATAGCAATATCAGTGATTGA
- the fahA gene encoding fumarylacetoacetase codes for MYGIFSYGIASPRVGFKHGDYALDLEVVGLLGYFNDLAIDPAVFAQPVLNGFIALGKPTHLAVRQRLKELLADEAHAFDDVHDQVFIHQSRVQMHLPVRIGDYTDFYAGIHHAENVGRMFRPNADPLLPNYRHMPVAYHGRASSIVVSGTPIRRPNGQFLDGDKQPVFGPSQKLDFELELGLVIGKSNPLGEPVSIAEAEDYIFGVTLFNDWSARDIQRWEYQPLGPFLGKNFASSISAWVVPLADLEPFRVVGPTQQPTPLPYLQSNHPAHFDLDLEVWLQPADHDEICISRTNTRYLYWSFAQMITHHTVNGCNLNVGDILATGTISGPEASDHLPGSYGSLLELSWNGEHPLHISESVTRTFLVDGDQVTLRATARNKHKAIELGEVAGKIYS; via the coding sequence ATGTACGGCATTTTCAGTTACGGCATTGCTTCGCCCCGCGTCGGGTTCAAACACGGCGATTATGCGCTTGATCTGGAAGTGGTTGGGTTGCTAGGTTATTTCAACGATCTGGCCATTGACCCGGCCGTTTTTGCTCAACCTGTACTGAATGGGTTCATCGCCCTGGGTAAGCCTACGCACCTTGCTGTTCGGCAACGACTGAAAGAGCTTTTAGCCGATGAAGCCCACGCCTTTGACGATGTGCATGATCAGGTTTTTATTCACCAATCGCGCGTACAGATGCACTTGCCAGTTCGCATTGGCGACTATACTGATTTTTATGCGGGTATCCATCATGCCGAGAATGTAGGGCGTATGTTCCGGCCCAATGCGGACCCACTACTACCCAACTACAGACATATGCCGGTAGCCTATCATGGGCGAGCCTCTTCCATTGTGGTGTCCGGCACGCCCATTCGCCGACCGAATGGGCAATTCCTGGATGGTGATAAACAACCCGTTTTCGGACCGTCGCAGAAGCTGGATTTTGAGCTGGAACTGGGATTGGTTATTGGAAAATCAAATCCATTGGGCGAACCTGTTTCGATAGCCGAGGCCGAAGATTACATTTTTGGTGTTACGCTCTTTAACGACTGGTCGGCCCGCGACATACAGCGGTGGGAGTACCAACCGCTGGGCCCATTTCTGGGTAAAAATTTTGCCTCCAGTATCTCAGCCTGGGTCGTTCCTCTTGCAGATCTGGAACCGTTTCGTGTAGTAGGCCCAACGCAACAACCAACGCCCCTACCCTATCTACAAAGCAACCATCCAGCTCATTTCGACCTGGACCTGGAAGTCTGGCTACAACCCGCCGATCATGACGAAATCTGTATTAGCCGAACCAATACCCGGTATCTTTACTGGAGTTTTGCACAAATGATTACACACCATACCGTTAATGGCTGCAACCTGAACGTTGGGGATATACTGGCTACGGGTACAATTTCGGGGCCCGAAGCGTCGGACCATTTGCCAGGTAGCTACGGTTCACTACTTGAACTAAGCTGGAACGGTGAACATCCGCTGCATATCTCCGAATCTGTAACCCGAACCTTCCTGGTCGATGGTGACCAGGTAACGCTTCGCGCTACGGCTCGAAACAAACATAAGGCCATTGAACTTGGTGAAGTAGCAGGCAAAATCTATTCATGA
- a CDS encoding flavin reductase family protein, which yields MKTVNPADLAPNEFYRYMIGTVGPRPIAFASTVDSQGNVNLSPFSFFNIAGYNPPTLIFIPTINRHGHKKHTLLNLGEVGEVVINIVNYAMVEQMSLTSAEFERGINEFEKGGFTAIPSDRVRPPRVAESPASYECLVRQIIPMNQQADLPGAGHLVVCEIIMAHFQDTIFDEAGLIDPHRIDLIGRMGGDWYARAQGDALFEVARPKVGLGVDQIPASIRNSAILSGNDLGKLGSFAALPTPEEISTYRESGILHELFEEARYGCQYLPDLLHLRAKQLLADNNVKDAWLTLLQRA from the coding sequence ATGAAAACCGTCAACCCCGCCGACTTAGCCCCAAACGAATTTTATCGGTACATGATCGGTACTGTAGGGCCCCGGCCCATTGCGTTTGCCAGTACCGTTGATTCGCAAGGCAATGTGAACCTGAGTCCGTTCAGTTTTTTCAACATCGCCGGATACAACCCTCCGACGTTGATTTTCATACCAACCATTAACCGACATGGCCACAAAAAGCACACGTTACTCAATCTGGGAGAAGTGGGCGAAGTGGTGATCAATATCGTCAACTACGCGATGGTTGAACAGATGTCGCTGACGAGTGCCGAATTTGAACGGGGCATCAATGAATTCGAAAAAGGCGGGTTCACAGCCATCCCCTCGGATCGGGTCCGTCCACCCCGTGTGGCTGAATCACCTGCGTCCTACGAATGCCTGGTCCGACAGATCATTCCAATGAACCAACAGGCCGACTTACCCGGAGCGGGGCATTTGGTCGTTTGCGAAATTATCATGGCTCATTTTCAGGACACTATTTTCGATGAAGCCGGTTTGATTGATCCTCACCGGATTGATCTGATCGGTCGTATGGGCGGAGACTGGTACGCACGGGCGCAGGGCGATGCACTATTTGAAGTGGCTCGCCCGAAAGTAGGGCTTGGCGTCGATCAGATTCCGGCTTCAATTCGGAACAGCGCCATTTTATCCGGGAATGATCTGGGAAAATTGGGAAGTTTTGCGGCTCTGCCTACGCCAGAGGAAATCAGTACCTATCGGGAATCGGGAATTCTACATGAGTTATTCGAAGAAGCCAGGTACGGTTGCCAGTACTTACCCGACTTGCTACATCTTCGGGCGAAACAACTACTGGCCGATAACAATGTGAAAGACGCCTGGCTGACATTGCTACAACGGGCTTAA